Proteins from a genomic interval of bacterium:
- the serC gene encoding 3-phosphoserine/phosphohydroxythreonine transaminase: MGKRPHNLYAGPAILPLEVLEEARHDLLDIGGTGLSLLESSHRSPLYAEINETTANDLRTLLEIPENYSILFLQGGASLQFGMIPMNFLCGGVADYVDTGAWAGKAIKEAKLFGTVNVAGSSKAENYSRIPRDLKFTPEARYVHLCSNETIGGIRWNDFPETGDVPLIADMSSEICSRVIDVSRFAMIYAGAQKNLGPSGVTVVIIRKDLLEKVPADLTTMLKYTTHAENDSNYNTPPVFTIYMVGLVLKWLKKRGGIAAMEEVNDRKAAMLYDFMDAGGYYRGTAATEDRSTMNVTFRLPSEELEKKFLAEAKNAGFLGLKGHRSVGGCRASIYNAFPVEGVEALIAFMKRFQADNS, translated from the coding sequence ATGGGCAAGCGACCCCATAACCTGTACGCGGGACCGGCCATCCTCCCCCTCGAAGTTCTGGAGGAAGCCCGGCACGACCTTCTCGACATCGGCGGCACCGGCCTCTCCCTGCTGGAAAGCAGCCACCGCAGCCCCCTCTACGCCGAAATCAACGAGACCACCGCCAACGACCTCAGAACCCTGCTGGAGATCCCCGAAAACTACTCGATCCTCTTCCTCCAGGGCGGAGCCAGCCTTCAGTTCGGGATGATCCCCATGAACTTCCTGTGCGGGGGAGTCGCCGACTACGTGGACACCGGGGCCTGGGCGGGAAAAGCGATCAAGGAAGCCAAGCTCTTCGGCACCGTGAACGTAGCCGGCAGCTCCAAGGCGGAGAACTACTCCCGCATTCCCCGGGACCTGAAGTTCACCCCCGAAGCCAGGTACGTGCACCTGTGCAGCAACGAAACCATCGGCGGCATCCGCTGGAACGACTTCCCCGAAACCGGGGACGTTCCCCTGATCGCCGACATGTCCTCGGAGATCTGCAGCCGGGTCATCGACGTCTCCCGCTTCGCCATGATCTACGCCGGCGCCCAGAAGAACCTCGGGCCCTCCGGGGTGACGGTGGTCATCATCCGCAAGGACCTGCTGGAGAAAGTCCCGGCCGACCTGACGACGATGCTCAAATACACCACCCACGCCGAAAACGACTCCAACTACAACACGCCCCCGGTCTTCACCATCTACATGGTGGGGTTGGTCCTGAAGTGGCTGAAAAAGCGGGGGGGCATCGCGGCCATGGAGGAAGTCAACGACCGCAAGGCCGCCATGCTCTACGACTTCATGGACGCCGGCGGCTACTACCGGGGCACCGCCGCCACCGAGGACCGTTCGACCATGAACGTCACCTTCCGGCTGCCCAGCGAGGAGCTGGAGAAGAAATTCCTGGCCGAAGCCAAGAACGCCGGGTTCCTGGGCTTGAAGGGGCACCGCTCCGTGGGCGGTTGCCGGGCCTCGATCTACAACGCGTTCCCCGTCGAGGGAGTCGAAGCCCTGATCGCGTTCATGAAACGGTTCCAGGCGGACAATTCCTGA
- a CDS encoding O-acetyl-ADP-ribose deacetylase → MKNEGTLELIRGDIVRQETAAIVNAANSSLLGGGGVDGAIHRAAGPRLLEACRALPEARPGVRCPPGEARITPGFDLPAAFVIHTVGPVYRDGTSGEDEILASAYRSSLDLALERGLASVSFPSIGTGAYRYPVPAAARVALGAVLGFLGETEGLELVRFVLFSERDLDAYRQAFEELTGLGEA, encoded by the coding sequence GTGAAGAACGAAGGGACGCTCGAACTGATCCGGGGCGACATCGTCCGCCAGGAGACCGCGGCGATCGTCAACGCCGCCAACTCCTCGCTGCTGGGGGGAGGGGGGGTGGACGGCGCCATTCACCGCGCCGCCGGCCCGCGGCTCCTGGAAGCCTGCCGGGCGCTGCCCGAGGCGCGCCCCGGGGTGCGCTGCCCCCCCGGGGAGGCCCGGATAACCCCGGGGTTCGATCTGCCGGCCGCGTTCGTCATCCACACCGTCGGGCCCGTCTACCGGGACGGCACGTCGGGCGAGGACGAAATCCTGGCCTCCGCCTACCGCAGCAGCCTCGACCTGGCCCTGGAGCGGGGGCTCGCCTCGGTCTCCTTCCCCTCGATCGGCACCGGGGCGTACCGCTACCCGGTCCCCGCCGCCGCCCGGGTCGCGCTGGGCGCGGTGCTCGGCTTCCTCGGGGAAACGGAGGGGCTGGAGCTGGTTCGGTTCGTGCTCTTTTCGGAAAGGGACCTGGACGCCTACCGCCAAGCCTTCGAGGAACTGACCGGACTGGGGGAAGCATAG
- a CDS encoding PIN domain-containing protein — translation MRKMFEGYYPHTEEFFEQLWEKALIVLDANVLLDMYRYSESTRNDFLTLFERLSNRLWLPHQVALEYSRNRPDVISEQVQMYRKAKKLVSSLRATTAKETEKILSFRLHPVLSREEFQTAFEAPLTELEEKIDAYAKAHPDFFQNDPILDALLELFDGKVGNPYEAQRLEEIFAEGKDRYDKEVPPGYEDARGPNKKEGDAIYGDLVLWFQIIDQAMATDASGVIFLSNDLKEDWWWVSKGRNLGCRPELYEEIAAKAKARFYMYTSERFLHFASERIEVDVKKESIAEVRALEEKNQEDREAKRNVFVNSFMKQILTEQKQKEQLLSSLHTIIIQSALEKQQNWQEILDHTLGSHSDQSNDVAKFIEQIRKQEEQRQQFVTGILARAVMLPQIGNESVDESLTDTSAEDEGDHSPDDEQKNNESG, via the coding sequence ATGCGGAAGATGTTTGAAGGCTATTACCCGCACACTGAAGAGTTCTTCGAGCAACTGTGGGAGAAAGCCTTAATTGTGCTCGATGCAAATGTACTGCTGGATATGTATCGATACTCTGAGAGCACTCGAAATGATTTTCTGACGCTCTTCGAACGACTATCCAATCGCTTATGGTTGCCGCATCAGGTTGCACTTGAGTATTCACGGAATCGTCCTGATGTTATCTCTGAGCAGGTTCAGATGTATCGGAAGGCCAAGAAACTCGTGTCATCTTTGCGAGCTACGACTGCGAAAGAGACAGAGAAGATCCTGAGCTTCCGACTACACCCTGTTCTGAGTCGTGAAGAGTTCCAAACGGCATTCGAAGCCCCTCTGACCGAACTTGAAGAGAAGATAGATGCCTATGCAAAAGCCCATCCTGACTTTTTTCAAAACGACCCTATTCTTGATGCCCTATTGGAACTTTTTGACGGCAAGGTTGGAAATCCATATGAAGCACAGCGACTAGAGGAAATCTTCGCGGAAGGCAAAGACCGTTACGATAAGGAAGTGCCGCCTGGGTACGAAGATGCACGAGGACCAAACAAGAAAGAAGGCGATGCGATCTATGGTGATCTAGTTCTGTGGTTTCAAATCATAGATCAAGCCATGGCAACCGATGCATCTGGAGTTATCTTTCTCAGTAACGACTTAAAGGAAGATTGGTGGTGGGTCTCAAAAGGCCGAAATCTCGGCTGCCGACCGGAGTTATACGAAGAAATAGCGGCAAAGGCGAAGGCCCGCTTCTATATGTATACCTCCGAACGGTTCCTGCACTTCGCTTCAGAACGGATCGAGGTCGATGTGAAGAAAGAATCCATAGCTGAGGTCCGAGCGCTCGAGGAGAAAAATCAAGAAGATCGGGAAGCGAAGAGAAATGTGTTTGTTAATTCTTTTATGAAGCAAATTCTTACAGAACAGAAACAAAAAGAACAGCTCCTGTCTAGCCTTCACACAATAATCATCCAAAGTGCCCTTGAGAAGCAACAAAACTGGCAAGAGATACTTGATCATACTCTGGGTTCTCACAGCGACCAAAGCAATGATGTCGCAAAGTTCATTGAGCAGATTCGCAAGCAGGAGGAACAGAGACAGCAATTCGTTACCGGAATCCTTGCACGGGCTGTTATGTTGCCTCAAATTGGTAACGAGTCAGTCGATGAGTCTCTGACAGACACAAGTGCAGAGGATGAAGGGGATCATAGTCCAGACGATGAGCAGAAAAACAACGAAAGCGGCTAA
- a CDS encoding CopG family antitoxin — protein MKSKEFDKKFEAGEDVSEHLDFSQATRPGREQKRVNVDFPVWMIEALDREARRLGVPRQAVIKVWIADRLERTHA, from the coding sequence ATGAAGAGTAAGGAGTTCGACAAGAAGTTCGAGGCCGGGGAGGACGTCTCCGAACACCTGGACTTCTCCCAGGCCACCCGCCCCGGGCGCGAACAGAAGAGGGTCAACGTGGATTTTCCCGTCTGGATGATCGAGGCGCTTGACCGAGAAGCTCGGCGACTCGGCGTCCCACGGCAAGCCGTGATCAAGGTCTGGATCGCCGACCGTCTTGAGCGCACCCACGCATAG
- a CDS encoding putative toxin-antitoxin system toxin component, PIN family: MRIVVDTNVLVSGLLTPFGTCGAIVRMLTSADIVLCVDARILLEYDDVLRRPKFDIDPHKAAVVMDYIHDYSEVHPASPIGRSLPDEDDNPFLEVALSAAADCLVTGNLKHFPKRCRAGVRVLSPQQFLDDFRKRTTA; encoded by the coding sequence GTGAGAATCGTGGTGGACACGAACGTGCTGGTCTCGGGGCTGCTCACACCCTTCGGAACGTGTGGAGCAATCGTCCGCATGCTGACTTCGGCCGACATCGTTCTCTGCGTGGATGCGCGAATTCTACTCGAATACGACGATGTGTTGCGCCGCCCCAAGTTCGATATCGATCCGCACAAAGCCGCTGTCGTCATGGATTACATCCACGACTACTCCGAGGTCCATCCCGCCTCTCCGATCGGCAGGTCTTTACCCGACGAAGACGATAACCCCTTTCTGGAGGTAGCCCTGTCGGCCGCTGCCGACTGTCTCGTCACCGGCAATCTCAAGCACTTCCCCAAGCGCTGTCGCGCGGGCGTGCGGGTGCTCTCCCCCCAGCAATTCCTCGACGATTTCAGGAAACGCACAACCGCATGA
- a CDS encoding type II toxin-antitoxin system prevent-host-death family antitoxin: MKFLSVRDLRGNSARVWRELADEKEMVVTSNGRPVAVLTAVDEGDVEQSLAAWRRVRATQAIADIQRRSARKGTDRLSMGDIDAEIDQARRERRKRTT; this comes from the coding sequence ATGAAATTCCTTAGCGTGAGAGACCTGCGGGGCAATTCGGCCCGCGTCTGGCGCGAGCTGGCCGACGAAAAAGAAATGGTCGTCACCAGCAACGGACGGCCCGTGGCCGTGCTGACCGCGGTCGACGAAGGCGACGTCGAGCAATCGCTGGCCGCCTGGCGGCGGGTCCGGGCGACGCAGGCCATTGCCGACATCCAACGACGGTCCGCGCGGAAGGGCACGGATCGGCTATCGATGGGCGACATCGACGCCGAGATCGACCAAGCCAGACGGGAACGACGCAAGCGGACGACGTGA
- a CDS encoding PIN domain-containing protein produces MTALDTNVIVRFLVRDDETQAQAVYARLRRAEQDREVLFVPLLVLLEVIWVLGGAYSKSRSQILDAVEDMKRMPIFGFEKDDAVQGLLREGRTSKADLADILIAYSARESGCEEGVTFDKRAAQLAFFRILE; encoded by the coding sequence GTGACCGCCCTTGACACCAACGTGATAGTCCGATTTCTCGTCCGCGATGATGAGACCCAGGCGCAAGCAGTCTACGCGCGTCTGAGGCGAGCCGAACAAGACCGAGAGGTGCTGTTCGTACCCCTACTGGTGCTCCTGGAGGTGATTTGGGTCCTTGGCGGCGCCTACAGTAAGTCTCGGTCTCAGATCTTGGACGCCGTCGAGGATATGAAGAGGATGCCTATTTTCGGTTTCGAGAAGGATGATGCGGTCCAAGGGCTTCTTAGGGAAGGGAGGACATCGAAGGCTGATCTCGCCGATATCCTCATTGCCTACTCCGCTCGCGAAAGCGGTTGCGAAGAAGGCGTCACCTTTGACAAACGAGCCGCACAGTTGGCATTCTTCCGGATATTGGAGTAG
- a CDS encoding AbrB/MazE/SpoVT family DNA-binding domain-containing protein — MVTATLTSKGQITIPKAVRTSLNLHTGDRIEFIVHGSNEALVRPITKSVDEVFGKLHNPDQPALTIDDMNTAISDLARKQRT, encoded by the coding sequence ATGGTTACGGCGACATTGACCTCGAAAGGACAAATCACGATCCCGAAGGCGGTGCGTACGTCACTGAACCTGCACACGGGGGATCGCATCGAGTTTATCGTTCACGGCTCGAACGAGGCACTGGTCAGGCCCATCACGAAATCCGTCGATGAAGTCTTCGGAAAACTGCATAACCCCGACCAGCCCGCGTTGACGATCGACGACATGAATACTGCCATCTCCGATTTGGCGAGGAAGCAGAGAACGTGA
- a CDS encoding type II toxin-antitoxin system RelE/ParE family toxin: MSEFRIFETEEFQKKLGKLPAGASRFVQKKLANYVYPQLRKDPFLGPNIKKLKGYAPATWRYRIGKFRVFFMVDEAERIIFMLSVDDRRDAYR; this comes from the coding sequence TTGTCTGAGTTCCGCATATTCGAAACCGAGGAGTTCCAGAAGAAGCTCGGCAAACTCCCCGCCGGGGCATCTCGGTTCGTTCAAAAGAAACTGGCGAACTACGTGTACCCCCAGCTCCGCAAGGACCCTTTCCTCGGCCCCAATATCAAGAAACTCAAGGGATACGCTCCCGCCACCTGGCGGTATCGTATCGGGAAGTTCCGGGTGTTCTTCATGGTCGACGAGGCGGAACGCATCATCTTCATGCTTTCAGTCGACGATCGCCGCGACGCCTACAGATAG
- a CDS encoding ribbon-helix-helix protein, CopG family, with product MSKTVTLRLSEPTYERFRTLAERENRPLSNFIETAASRYVETEQFVDEFEMAEIETNPELNRSLKRGIKDAKAGRGRFV from the coding sequence ATGTCAAAGACCGTTACCCTGAGACTGTCCGAGCCGACATACGAGCGGTTCCGCACGCTGGCCGAGCGAGAGAACCGACCGCTCTCGAACTTCATCGAGACGGCGGCTTCGCGCTATGTCGAGACAGAGCAGTTCGTTGACGAGTTCGAGATGGCGGAAATCGAGACAAATCCCGAGCTAAACCGAAGCCTCAAGCGCGGAATCAAGGACGCCAAGGCTGGACGGGGACGCTTTGTCTGA
- a CDS encoding D-glycerate dehydrogenase yields the protein MQVFVSRKIPEEGLRTLERAGVPFEVNPDDRVLSPGELASACRDADGLLCLLTDRIDRNLLDAAPSLRGIACMAVGHDNVDLAECTRRGIPVSNTPGVLTEATADLAWALLLAAARNLNRAERFLRKGKFRGWSPTLFLGAELAGKTLGIVGAGRIGTAVARRAAGFGLRIVYASRSPRPDLERELGAERLPLEALLKEADFVTLHVPLTPETEHLIDRERLALMKPDAVLVNTSRGPVVDEGALAEALNSGRLGAAGLDVFEEEPAVHPALLGAENAVLLPHIGSATRETRGRMAAMAAENLCCMLAGRMPPNCLNPEALGGEA from the coding sequence TTGCAGGTCTTCGTAAGCAGGAAGATCCCGGAGGAGGGACTGCGGACGCTGGAGCGGGCGGGCGTTCCCTTCGAGGTCAATCCCGATGACCGGGTCCTCTCCCCCGGGGAGCTGGCCTCCGCCTGCCGGGACGCGGACGGCCTGCTCTGCCTGCTCACCGACCGGATCGACCGCAACCTGCTCGACGCCGCCCCTTCCCTGCGGGGGATCGCCTGCATGGCCGTGGGCCACGACAACGTCGACCTGGCGGAATGCACCCGGCGCGGGATCCCGGTCAGCAACACTCCGGGGGTCCTGACCGAAGCCACCGCCGACCTGGCCTGGGCCCTGCTCCTGGCCGCGGCCCGGAACCTGAACCGGGCCGAGCGCTTCCTCCGGAAGGGGAAGTTCCGGGGCTGGTCCCCCACCCTCTTCCTGGGGGCGGAGCTGGCGGGGAAGACGCTGGGGATCGTGGGGGCGGGAAGGATCGGGACCGCCGTGGCCCGGCGGGCGGCGGGGTTCGGGCTGAGAATCGTCTACGCCTCCCGAAGCCCCCGGCCCGATCTGGAGCGGGAACTGGGCGCGGAGCGGCTCCCCCTCGAGGCGCTCCTGAAGGAGGCGGATTTCGTCACCCTCCACGTCCCCCTCACCCCCGAGACGGAGCACCTGATCGACCGCGAGCGCCTGGCCCTGATGAAGCCGGACGCGGTCCTGGTCAACACCTCCCGGGGCCCGGTCGTGGACGAGGGGGCACTGGCCGAGGCCCTGAACTCGGGCCGGCTGGGGGCGGCGGGGCTGGACGTCTTCGAGGAAGAGCCCGCCGTCCACCCCGCCCTGCTCGGGGCCGAAAACGCGGTCCTGCTGCCCCACATCGGCAGCGCCACCCGGGAAACCCGCGGCCGGATGGCGGCGATGGCCGCCGAGAACCTCTGCTGCATGCTGGCGGGGCGCATGCCTCCCAACTGCCTCAACCCCGAGGCGCTGGGGGGGGAAGCATAG
- a CDS encoding DUF6268 family outer membrane beta-barrel protein — protein sequence MSAAAYNPGVRFFLLGALVLGGAPGAPAEEGGRELPGEWSRFRRPFSEAYWIYEAPAAFRGGEYDGGGTPHVTVNEFRARTAVPLLRNETLIATAGAALQWDHFFFTGISFENIDTWIMGVPFFVSWKPGGTWRLSAAVTPSLYSDLKRVTRDAFGAGGALMASYSWAPGQSVSAGLVYSRIFGSQRLFPAAGLILHPGPDWELRLVFPQPAVRYAPCPGLNLVAGMTPAGGQWRIANPVREEDGDCDFTFKGYRAGAGLEIALFGPVILSLDGGFTFARDYRIENDVEDVLDTRAGDTFGFRLGLLAVR from the coding sequence ATGAGCGCGGCGGCGTACAATCCGGGCGTCCGTTTCTTCCTGCTGGGGGCGCTCGTCCTCGGGGGCGCGCCCGGGGCGCCCGCCGAAGAGGGCGGCCGGGAGCTTCCCGGAGAGTGGAGCCGTTTCCGGCGCCCGTTTTCCGAGGCGTACTGGATCTACGAGGCTCCCGCCGCTTTCCGGGGCGGCGAGTACGACGGCGGGGGGACGCCGCACGTGACCGTCAACGAGTTCCGGGCCCGGACCGCCGTCCCGCTCCTCCGCAACGAAACCTTGATCGCCACGGCCGGAGCCGCCCTGCAGTGGGATCATTTTTTCTTCACCGGCATCTCGTTCGAGAACATCGACACCTGGATCATGGGGGTGCCGTTCTTCGTTTCCTGGAAGCCCGGGGGAACCTGGCGGCTCTCGGCGGCCGTCACCCCCTCCCTCTACAGCGACCTGAAGCGGGTCACCCGGGACGCCTTCGGCGCCGGTGGGGCGCTGATGGCCTCCTACTCCTGGGCGCCGGGGCAATCGGTCTCGGCGGGGCTGGTCTACTCCCGCATCTTCGGCAGCCAGCGCCTCTTCCCCGCGGCCGGGCTGATCCTCCACCCCGGGCCGGACTGGGAACTGCGGCTCGTCTTCCCCCAGCCCGCGGTCAGGTACGCTCCCTGTCCCGGCCTCAACCTGGTGGCGGGGATGACGCCCGCCGGAGGCCAATGGCGGATCGCCAACCCGGTCAGGGAAGAAGACGGCGACTGCGACTTCACCTTCAAGGGCTACCGCGCCGGAGCCGGCCTGGAGATCGCCCTGTTCGGACCCGTCATCCTCAGCCTCGACGGCGGTTTCACCTTCGCCCGGGACTACCGGATCGAAAACGACGTCGAGGACGTCCTCGACACCCGGGCCGGCGACACCTTCGGATTCCGCCTGGGGCTGCTCGCCGTCCGCTGA
- a CDS encoding YhjD/YihY/BrkB family envelope integrity protein, whose product MNQDKRKRVTPASACIGFFQNRLWDLDLGLLTPGKRFLVNLVKIVYIVVRGFLKDSCPLRASAMTYASLLSIVPLMAFAFALAKGFNVSMDPLKGWIIEKIALGNYEIGNRIFDFVNNIKATTLGVPALALLLVSIISVMGNIELSFNHIWGITVSRSIWRKFSDYLSVLAVTPLLVIAGGGLAAYLRSYAEGSLLMQYQTFTTAYGFLVRLLPGAMVCLGFTFLYIFMPNTRVRFFPALAGGVAGGVVWQIALWGYLYFQVGFARYAQIYGAMAQIPITLVWVYTSWLIVLFGAEVAFAVQNVRTYQREEDARSRSWAYRELVALGILDTVARRFLAGEEPLGAARLSGLLDIPVRSVEQALDLMRRGGLLVRTEGRAGAYIPARDLAGLSVAAVLNSLRETGGPETLPPSLAGLPVVSAIRSRIEEALEKSGGRVTILELASRDPRPPREPA is encoded by the coding sequence ATGAACCAGGACAAGCGGAAGCGGGTCACCCCGGCCTCGGCGTGCATCGGTTTTTTCCAGAACCGTCTCTGGGATCTGGACCTGGGCCTTCTCACCCCGGGCAAGCGCTTTCTCGTCAACCTGGTCAAGATCGTCTACATCGTGGTCCGGGGTTTTCTCAAGGATTCGTGCCCCCTGCGGGCTTCGGCCATGACCTACGCCTCCCTCCTCTCCATCGTCCCCCTGATGGCGTTCGCCTTCGCTCTGGCCAAGGGGTTCAACGTCTCCATGGATCCGCTCAAGGGCTGGATCATCGAGAAGATCGCCCTGGGGAACTACGAGATCGGGAACCGGATCTTCGATTTCGTCAACAACATCAAAGCCACCACCCTGGGCGTGCCCGCCCTGGCCCTCCTGCTGGTGTCGATCATCTCCGTGATGGGGAACATCGAGCTCTCCTTCAACCACATCTGGGGGATAACGGTTTCCCGGAGCATCTGGCGCAAGTTCAGCGATTACCTGAGCGTTCTCGCGGTCACCCCGCTGCTGGTGATCGCGGGCGGCGGCCTCGCCGCCTACCTGCGCTCCTACGCCGAGGGCTCGCTGCTCATGCAGTACCAGACCTTCACCACCGCCTACGGGTTCCTGGTGAGGCTGCTTCCGGGGGCCATGGTCTGCCTGGGTTTCACCTTCCTCTACATCTTCATGCCCAACACCCGGGTCCGGTTTTTCCCCGCACTGGCCGGCGGCGTCGCCGGCGGGGTGGTCTGGCAGATCGCCCTCTGGGGGTACCTCTATTTCCAGGTCGGGTTTGCCCGCTACGCCCAGATTTACGGGGCCATGGCGCAGATCCCCATCACCCTGGTCTGGGTCTATACCAGCTGGCTGATCGTTCTCTTCGGTGCCGAAGTCGCCTTCGCGGTGCAGAACGTCCGCACCTACCAGCGGGAGGAGGATGCCCGGTCCCGCAGCTGGGCTTACCGGGAACTGGTGGCCCTCGGCATCCTCGATACGGTCGCCCGCCGGTTCCTGGCCGGGGAGGAGCCGTTGGGCGCGGCCCGGCTTTCCGGTCTCCTGGACATCCCGGTGCGGTCGGTCGAGCAGGCTCTCGACCTGATGCGCCGGGGCGGCCTCCTGGTCCGGACCGAGGGGAGGGCCGGGGCCTATATCCCGGCCCGGGACCTGGCGGGGCTGAGCGTGGCCGCGGTCCTGAATTCCCTGAGGGAAACCGGCGGTCCGGAAACGCTGCCTCCCTCCCTGGCCGGCCTGCCGGTGGTCTCGGCGATCCGCAGCCGTATCGAGGAAGCCCTGGAAAAGAGCGGCGGCCGGGTCACCATTCTCGAACTGGCCTCCCGGGATCCCCGCCCGCCGCGGGAGCCGGCCTGA